The following is a genomic window from Triplophysa rosa linkage group LG11, Trosa_1v2, whole genome shotgun sequence.
CTGTCCGTAACAGCGATGACCTCTTCGCGGTACAGTCTGTCATGGGCTTGCTGGTCCGAAAAGGTGTTTGGATTGGAGGCACTGATGCTGTTATTGTAAGTCAAAAGTGCTGTAAAACACTCTCATCTTGTCACATCAGACCTGTTGTTTGAGCCAGTCAccttgtgtgtactgtatgtgtttactATAGGAGGGACAGTGGTGGTGGAGTGATGGTGAACCATTTTCCTGGACGTTCTGGTCCCCAGGACAGCCTGACAATCTTGGAGAGGAGGACTGCATGAGTGTTGGCATTGGAGGTATTTCTCTTCTCTTCATTTAtactttaaacatgtttaaatatgCTGACTGAAATATAACGGCACTCTATCgctctgtttctttcttttccaaTCTCCCCATTTAGGACTTGCCTATGATGAGAAGTGTAATAAGAACCTGCCCTATGTTTGTTCTAAACAATTGCAGATCTAAGCATGTCcataaacacacagactgaGACCCAATATAACCTTTGAAAACACCTTACAGTAATTCACTGTTGAGATATTCTGTGTGATATATTGAATATTGAGTGTGATTTTATAgtttattacagttttattcACAGTATAAATGTTCTCAGCTCTGCctacattttacaataaaaagtCTTGCAATATTTACAGTAAGccctttttttttaaaccagggTTATGCTTAAAATAACATACTATTACTGATACTCTTACTGAGTGCTTGTGCACAGAATATGATTTATTATGCATCAcacttttttaattaaacatttgttCAATACTCAAATAACCTGTTCGGTACTGCATCCCATAATGCTgtggtcaccaacctttttgagCCATGATCCCCGACCTCGGAGTTGttgaaaggcaagatctaccaCTCAAAAAGTTGAACCTCCAGCTTGAGGTCTTTCATTTAGCCTATAACTGTGGGTCTATTTGAATGACCTGAAATTCCttgttccacttttcagatgcaactaagcaaactctgtaacatCAGTGGGCCAAAATGAGGTGAAAACACCGattcaaacaccagttcaaggacttcaattcacacatgacagcttgacattaaaacgaggttaagaataagtttaacaagaccctaattatttaggtatttactgtataaagatgtgttatttatgatgcatttatttgctttacttttattaagtaaatacagtatttagATGGACATGTTATAAATCCACGCtcgcttgcgcatccagtgtcaaagcacaaaaacgcgtacACCAACAAACAAGTGGTAATtttatgtcatatgaataaactgtttttaagtgtaatgcaccgcaacagtatAGTGACCTCCAGATGACGGTTACGCCACTGCATGCGCGAGTCATTTTGCGCGTGATCACTGACCACCGACATTAGAAACACCGAAGAGCGATCACGCGCGGTCGCGCATCACAATAAATGGGATTAATGATAACGGTCGCATTAAgaatcattatttacacagccacaatatatttgtctattCATTTTCCTATGAGCCTACTTCGGGGATCGACAGGTAACGTCTCAAAGATCGACGAGTCGACCACTGCCGTAATGCAATCCAcacaggtttgccagtaacttactgtagatttaatttacaattctGTTTTAAACATACACTTACCTGGTTCTTATTTTCTTTcacaaaacaagactaaatatctcaggtcacttttcttgttatgtaaatgtatcgtaatttaagaagtttgaaatatttttactagaaaacaacaacaaaaaatgcttaggaagaatgtcatttttttgaagTGTAATGGcagtaatgagaccagtctcttcttgctcatattgagttgttttaattttgatgaaaGTAAAGTGtaactcaaattaaaaacagtactaACAGGAACATATTTAGTAGtaatcaaatctacagtaaattacacgCAAACCTGttgcaaaattacagcaaagtttttttCCATATCAATATCATAATTTCCACATCATCAATAAACCGACAGTAGATACAGCTGTAATTTAAATGCTTTGAATTTGACAGCTACAATTATGGCATTTATGCAATTTTGGATTAAATACTTGGCAATGccaacatgctttaaaataatttattttatgttctagaagaaagtcacatacagattttgaatgacatgaggatgagtaaatgatgaaagattgaTCAGTTtcggatgaactatccctttaagatgcttTGTTGGAATAAAAATAATCCTACAGCTCATCCAGCAGAGGGAGACAAATACCCTTCAAACATCATGATTGCTTGTGTTCATTCACTGGAGAAACACTGCATACAGTACAGCTGGGATGTCTAGATTGGGGGTGGAGCAAATGAATTCCTCCTGTCCATCCTCTGGCTATTCTGTGCCCAGACTGGATTTCCTGTGTCTGGAGAAAGTGCCCCGCCACCTACAGCTGTGAAACACTTTACTGTCATGATAAATATATTACACTATTTGAGCTCCTTTAATATTTCAGAAGATCTCTTATAGATGATGCGTGGTAAATACAGGTCTCTTATATGCACCATACTGTACTATAGGGTCATCGCTTTAATTCATGATCTGGATAACCATAAAGAACCTTACTGTAGTCCCTTCATCCTGATTTTATGTTCTCCCAAAACACTATTTGGCATCAAATGCCATCACAGAAATTGACCTAAATTCTATATTTTTTTGCAGATTGTTGCACAAATTTGGTAAAACATGCTACATGATTACGTGAAATTCTTTGAAATTATcatatatattttgagaaaaatgATACATGATTTTCAGGTCTGTTTCAAGAAATTATAAGTAGTTTCGATAActgacaaatgaataaaaaggaaCATTGTACTGCAACTGTAGCTCACTTCTACACTGCTAGCTTACCAAAAGcagatcagaatcagaatcagaagagctttattgccaagtgtgcttgcacacacaaggaattttctttggtgttggaagcttctagtacagacattcaacacaatgacaatacaatatactaagatttacagtctaaaagattctaaattgtgcatatataaaataaagagtattttacagaaaatgggggataataacatgtaagagacattgtacagggtagtctatagtagaatatacatattaacagattgtatgtacacttgtgcaaatggctaatttagtaagtagaggtagtgttatatacatgtatacataagatgtagatataataaggcactatagtgcacactataggagtagtggaagtggaatattgctcttaaggagcagttatctgtttaggagggagattgcctgggggaagaagctgcttctgtgtctggaagtcctggtgtttggtgctctaaagcgccggccagagggcagcagatcaaaaagtttgtgtgctgggtgtgtggagtcaatgatgatttttcttgccctgtttttcactctggaatcgtacaggtcctgaagtgtgggcagaggaacaccaataattttctcagcactacgaactgtagtcttcgtaggtctgatttggtggccgagccataccaaacagtaattgaagtgcacagaacagattcgatgaccactgagtagaactgggtcagtagctcctgtggtaggttgaacttcctcaattgacggaggaagtataacctctgctgggccttctttacagtggagtctatgtgggactcccacttcaggtcctgagagatggtggagcccaggaacctgaatgactccacagtatccacagtgctgtccaggatggtgaggggaggaagtgatggagggttccttctataagcagtctataatttataatttcaatgatatcaggaaaacgagatgcctagtgagttttgaggagatatacaataaagtgttatgcttccagttcatatttctaatttatagattataatcgtggtggcattttatgtatcgtttctatctttaaatgtttgtttatagtttaagaagtctctcttctgcttttctttaacctgttttatgtaggtgtgtgaatacataatgaaatagtttgcaagaggcagactaaattaataaaacattctaaaggcctctaattgtgtcatgttatgaatttgttttgctgtagcgtttaaaaaaatatcatttGAATGTATGGATTGGATTGAATGTTAAAACctggtagtgttttatgaggtgtactttctgtgaatgtaaagaaaggggtataatactgtacattcaccatgagtttaaaaagaaagatacattacttgacttataagtggacttaattctttaaaaggagactgtatgcaagagcgacatcttcatcctcctcctcagctggacacaagtcaccctcaggtacatttatgtaaccgagataataaaatcgctaaaggattctctgtacagtaactatgcagcaatgttttcatttagcacgttaatttctcacaacccaataatctgtaacgtgtctttattggatgttataatgcaagttcgttcctttttaagaaaataatcttaatagtccataaaataatacctgacaaaaaatataaagcacacaatgaacgagccaagtaaagacagaattgctactgtacaggaataaaacttttagtgattttctttattatctgaattacattcatttacctgagggtgaggaggacgatgatgatgaggaagacgcttggatccacaccacgcatgacttaccaacttcaaataccaattactaatatactaactaaataagaaagtagttttaagtacaaacaataaagataacagcatgcagatctaGGGTTGGGAATTGAAAATTagttccaatttggaatcggaatcgaaaggctaggaatcggatacttgagattaaaatttgaattcctcttatcaattcctgtgtgcatattttcagaaaagtacacgcgttgcatgatctgctgatatctcaataaaagcccttatgaaaattatcgatattttttactatagtaagcatagtttagctatagaatttgcattaaagcacaggaatcacaaattaaccatagttgcattatagtaactgcagtttaaccatgatgtagttcaactatgataatacaaattgtaataaatcagaaaaggtgtgtttctatgtgtaaatatacacaaaacggtgctcataaatatatatttggcaaacaagtcaataagcagactaaatgaccatacaggttgatatctaaatgttttacttcaactgtggaatcgaaactgggaatcgataagaatcgaaatcgataagcagaatcagaattggaatcgataaaactgaaacgattcccaaccctatagcagatcgttctctaagattcgttgcactttactgtcttcagtatcgacttccttgtcagggagctatcaatcaaaaactcactagccaatcagcgtaaagcggccataagtcctgcctacacgtgagatttgtgccagaaacgCGAACGAAAatttgagaagcgtaaacgaaaactgggaaagcgcaaatgaaaaatctagcagcgaattcaaaactattatttgcaaaaacgaaacttagaaaattgttaagaaaaatagcagtttatttgaaaatcatgtcacattcttccaattgagtttgttttcattatcaaagtgttttttttctttctcattgtatatttttgttcgttttttaaaagtttgcctTCGTTTTTaatggcacaaaaggaatcccataaaAGAGAGCCCTACGTGTAAGTGGCATGTTAAAAGCATCATGTCAGCGTGAGCTCTGGTATATATTGGGTGTCTAACTGTGGAAACCTCACTCAATAAATGACAAGTGTTGTGGTGGCCCAACGCAGAATTCGCAGAAACACACCCTTGGACTCCCTCCACGCTTCTTTACAAGCCTGTCCCATTCCTCACAGCAGCTGGGCTCCTCGTGTACCCAGGAGCGTGCAGTTACTTTATTTAGATTTCATTTGTAAACTCCCTGCAGACCAGTGGACCCAGCAGAGCCGGGCGGCAACCAGTTACACAGACCATTAAATCAAAACTCCATGTTTGTTAGCTTTGAGCTCCTCTACTGTATATGCGAGTATGTTCCTAAACGTTGACAAATTTATACATTATTCCAGGAGAACATATGAAAAATATTGAACTTGCACTCACTGGCGTGGCGTATAGATATTTTTAGCCAACAAGACGCTTTTTTCAAATGATTCATTAAACAAAGACCctgtattatttattgttatctATATCATGCCTTTCTCGAGAGgaatggaaaaaattaaaatgtatttgtaccaAAGTATAGATAACAAAAAAGATGTTGAATCTTTAAACTCTCagctttttttaaagagttCCAACCAACTTCCTGTCTTAACAGTAAATACAAGAAAAAGTGAAAGAAAGCCATTTCATAAGGTCTTGTTACTAGATTGTCTGgacaatattataaatattatgatGAGTGATGTCTTTCAAAAGTAATCAAAACAGTATAACACTTATAAACGTACACATATAAATATGACAAATCAATGCTTTGTTTAAGACCATCTGTAACACTGACGACACAATATAACACTGTTTCTCTGGCACGGAAAGTGATTACGTATCTCACTTTATGATTGACATCAGGTACAAAGTTCAATTTAACTTGAGAAGTTAGTGAAAAGTAACTTAGCAGAGAAAATGACACTAGTAAAATTCTAAAAATATGATCATGCCCAAAAAGACTAATGTACTTCACTAATACTATTTACACTAGCATTTGAATGtaagaaatatattaaaaaaaacatacaacgTTGTAAAATGTCAGTTTAACTCTCTCAGTGTGAGCTGTATGGATGCTGAAATAACCCAGTCTGGACCACAACTATTTCCCACTAAACCAGAACCACAAACACTGAAATAACAGAtactacatgaaaataaaacactggTAAACAAATGCTTTCAAATGTCTGTTGAACCATTTCATATTAGAAAAAGACAGCGTTGAAGAATTACGTACTAAAAAAGTATCAACAAGCGattctttttgttttagatgCTGGTACACATCTTGAAGTTCTGTTTAAAGGTGGCAGACGGAGAGATTGTCAACAGCagcaacaaacaacaacacgCACAGTATAACAATAATTAATGGATCCATTCTGGATCACTTTTTCTTTGGTTTCAGCAAAAACatgtacatgcatatatttggcagatgctttcatccaaagcgacttgcattgcattcaaGGTATAGGTTATATCAGTTCACGTATtccctgggaattgaacccatgaccctATGGCGTTGCAAGCATCATGCTCCACTCCTTCCAGTACTTGAGAGatgaatgaatgcatgaatCTGTAAGGAAAGATCAGCCCAATGATAAAGTCCTGAGCTCAAAGGTGCAGATGAACGTCGAGACGAGTGTTTGTGTCTCAACATCTGGTGATGCAGGTCCTGGCACTGCTCCTGGATTCAGTTTTTGCCACCAGTAGACGAAGCAGATCGCCCGACGTCCGGATGAGTTCCCTTCCACTGAGAGGAAAAGACGACCACAAttttagaaacatgaacatcagACTTCTGATGTTAAAATCATTAAACAAACATTGTGATTTCTGGGTGAAATATGACTAAACATTACTTGACATTCATCCTAATGTAATGTATATGTCTTGGGAGTTTACCTGCAAGTTTCTAAACATTGTATAATAATTTATCAGAAGGCATCTATATCTAGGCATTATAtaacatataaaacattaaaataaatattaaacattacattaaaggcgcagtttgtaaaatccgccgctagagggcgcacattcaaaacatatgttcaaaacaacaacggcgtagcttgatgacgctgtgaaggagcgtggaataatGGCAACCGTCGTCATCAACTGATGAAGATTTTGTTTTACAGCGGAAAGATGTCCTCTTAGGTACCAGTGTGACTTGTAAAGATAAACAATCACacatttactttattattttattattctaatGGCcaaatttcacattcataaatgtaaatatttaggaaagaaaccatattttttttgtatttgaaaatgaagtaaaacattaTTGTGAATCCATAATGCCCTCAAAGAAACCAAAGGCAATAAGAATTGATATGTAATCGGATTTTTCTTGTTTCTATTGCTATGTGGacgttatatttaaaaaaaaactgtcgtCATCAACTCCACCACTAACAATCAGACGTGAATGAGAAATTACGTTTATGGATGATGTaaagtaatatattttttaaatgttgcgtttgatgacgtgatttcatttcattataaCGCTACAAACTAATACTTTCACATTTGTCACAACCTTCTGAGGTCGCGGACTTAAAAACGAGGACAAGCACGCAGCCTGAAAAGTCCAAGAAGCGAACTGAAACGAGACGGTCTAGCCTCGCggaggatttcctaattgcgtcacctgctgctcGTGTTGtatggaaggccgttttatcaaaaatgtctttagacgtaacgtgtacagacgatataacgcgtggacgcgtttttgcgcctaaagacgtaatttcgtctacagacgtATTGGTTTTAGCCAATGGAAAGTCACAAAACGGAaagatttgcataaaattgattaaGCATATAGTCGTGACGTCATCATTAACCACGTAACCACGTGTCATtcatgaattatacatataaacgtGATGCTCCCTCATGCATGGCACTGCATATGGTCCTAGTAATGAATATGTCAGCGTATACGTGATTTTACGACAGGGGAGAAGAgggcatttcaaaatacaagcggTATAGACAGACCATCGAAAGCATGGCTTTGCGAAATTTTCTTTACAACTGCCGACGCGTTTTTCaagaatgtgtgcatttgtaaaattacatgtattaTGCCGTCAACCCAATGGGCAACATGGGCTGCTGCCGAGAGTCCCGAACACTAAGGGATCCCGAGAGagttctcatttgcattttaacattacacatatttacattaaacataacACATATTTGTCCAGTATTATGCATATCCGAATCACTACGGACAGTACATGaagattaaaatcatgttaaaaacacgaaaaatgtcagaaaaccaGTAAACGAGGAAGCtgcgttttttcttttttgtatgaagcataaatgatgtttcattaacaaagttcgggagaagccggagcacataATCATCTCGGCTGGTTCCCTATCAGCAATCCTATCAGCTCAGGCGAGAGTCCTCCACCTCCCCGTTTAaatacagctttcctgtagctcagtggtaagagcattgcgttaacaacgcaaggttgtgggttcgatcccagggattgcacatatgtatagaataaagcaatgtaagtcacgttggataaaagcgtctgccaaatgcataaatgtaataacgttgattatattttaatgctttaataaacGCTGTCATAAGCTACATGCTTTGCGCTGTAAATACGCCGCTTGAGCattcagtgtccaagcacaataaacgtgtgaacTATATAAGTAATTGTAAGTTactggaataaacttttttaatgcatgGCAACAGCAAGTGGCTTTGTGTGACCCTCCGACCCAAAGTTTGAGATCCTTTGATATGACCATACTGCCAGTTAGTGTAGCTGGTTGATACATTTGGGCATGAGATTGCGGGTTCTCAcactcatttcaaaattaaataatatcgatggttggatttagtttgcaatttggtttatttttatcctatgagtcctaataaaagcaacttcaactatttctaaagtgcttattttataaagaaagcCGCTACCTCACATAACGCAGTAAAGCAGTACTTGTatagagtgaataattgattgtcgaACATCAATATTTATTCAGCACCACCACCATGGAAAGCACCTGGTAACGTGGGGCGTAAGAAAGTAACCTCTTATGGGTATAGTTGAGGAAGTAGGCTATACGCCTAGAAAAGGAttaacttgagttaaggtgtaacTTCAGAGTCTTCATAGCTAAGAGACAACATTATCGGGAAATGCAGCCctgttatatttaacattttattttgggatcacagcacaggatattggtagttgacgaataaattggttagttttacattattttatattattaatatttatgtttatcatataaaataacataacagggattttatcatataaaatagcataagagagatttgtcTTCGTTCTTgggttttttcctacatttttgctgtcacaccataggacaaatttgcatattaatcatttaatgattattgatttaatcattaaattaagcgtatcattgccattttttaataaaataagtttaacaGCCAACAGAAAAGAGTAGCAAAGATAAAATATCAGTAGGGTCTGCATTGCTGGATGTGACTCTTATTTTGACAACGGAGCCGCTAAGGTTTACGCGTCTACACGCAATTACGCGTCCACGCGTCTGacgtctgtagacgaaattacgtctttaggcgcaataacgcgtccacgcgtctaacgtctgtacacgttacgtctaaagacatttttgataaaacggccttccataGTGTTGCGTGGCGACAGCAGCAGGACACAGCAGTgacg
Proteins encoded in this region:
- the LOC130562100 gene encoding galactose-specific lectin nattectin-like, which encodes MAVVSFLILMCVALSSPTAGLRPNRPSLEPSELDPLDILPCWPGWTHSDDRCYKLFKTPKTWPKAMADCTLRGSNLTSVRNSDDLFAVQSVMGLLVRKGVWIGGTDAVIEGQWWWSDGEPFSWTFWSPGQPDNLGEEDCMSVGIGGLAYDEKCNKNLPYVCSKQLQI